A window from Candidatus Neptunochlamydia vexilliferae encodes these proteins:
- a CDS encoding STAS domain-containing protein — MSAGLQIQIEDDQGALMVRLEGRLDAASAPVLERKLIEQIEKGKAKLVLDFAKVDYLSSAGMRLLLSTTKKLKGNGGGLHLCSVGEEVMEIIKMAGFERIIHIFPTEQEALQGF, encoded by the coding sequence ATGAGTGCTGGATTACAGATACAAATTGAAGATGATCAAGGGGCCTTGATGGTCCGCCTTGAAGGGAGGCTCGATGCTGCATCGGCTCCCGTCCTTGAGCGGAAGCTTATCGAGCAGATCGAAAAGGGGAAGGCAAAGCTCGTCTTAGACTTTGCTAAAGTTGACTACTTGAGTAGTGCTGGGATGCGTCTCCTCCTTTCAACCACAAAAAAGCTCAAAGGAAATGGGGGAGGACTTCACCTCTGTTCCGTTGGCGAAGAGGTAATGGAGATCATCAAGATGGCTGGTTTTGAGCGGATCATTCATATTTTCCCGACCGAACAAGAAGCTCTTCAAGGATTTTAG
- a CDS encoding KH domain-containing protein: MEEFVSYVIKNLVDIPDEVKINIFDGSKSSVVEIRVHDDDVAKLVGKQGRTIKALRQIAMTVAARLGRKVRLEIVQ; the protein is encoded by the coding sequence ATGGAAGAGTTTGTTAGCTATGTGATTAAAAATTTAGTCGATATTCCAGACGAAGTAAAAATTAATATTTTTGATGGTTCGAAAAGCTCTGTTGTTGAGATCCGTGTCCATGACGATGATGTTGCCAAGCTTGTTGGTAAGCAAGGACGGACGATTAAAGCGCTCCGTCAGATTGCGATGACTGTTGCAGCCCGTCTTGGTCGAAAGGTTCGCCTCGAGATTGTTCAGTAG
- a CDS encoding cell division protein FtsQ/DivIB, translating into MKSFLLVMFFLGLTFGFYKTLSYVKEKPCQEPITTIVQTGPLKEGLKTDHLAEILHLSIDKPRSITPEAAEKLLLKHPLIKKVAVSLLNPQTLYIDYTLRSPLFTLIDYENRAVDEEGKVFPIRPYLTPKNLPELSLGESDLYPLALELLDLLGTEVERIDLSRAKDPSLGKREVVVVLSKGHTLRLTPRNYHEELERYDALELEEGVVIDLRVPKLAYITSD; encoded by the coding sequence ATGAAGTCTTTTTTGCTAGTGATGTTTTTTTTAGGGCTCACCTTTGGGTTTTATAAAACGCTTTCCTACGTTAAGGAAAAACCTTGCCAGGAACCCATTACGACCATTGTGCAGACAGGTCCCCTAAAAGAAGGGCTCAAAACCGATCATCTCGCTGAGATTCTCCACCTTTCAATCGATAAGCCCCGCTCGATCACCCCTGAAGCAGCGGAAAAACTTCTTTTAAAACACCCCCTCATCAAAAAAGTAGCGGTCTCCCTTCTTAACCCCCAGACCCTTTACATCGACTACACCCTCAGAAGTCCTCTTTTTACCTTGATCGACTATGAGAATCGGGCGGTTGATGAAGAGGGGAAAGTCTTCCCTATCCGTCCCTACCTGACCCCAAAAAATCTCCCAGAGCTTTCTTTGGGAGAGTCCGACCTTTACCCTTTAGCGCTTGAGCTTCTCGATCTTTTGGGGACGGAAGTCGAGAGGATCGATCTTTCTAGGGCCAAGGATCCTTCCCTCGGCAAGCGAGAGGTCGTAGTGGTTTTGTCAAAGGGGCACACCCTCCGGCTCACTCCAAGGAACTACCATGAAGAACTAGAGCGGTATGATGCATTAGAACTTGAAGAAGGGGTGGTCATCGATCTTCGCGTTCCTAAGCTTGCTTACATAACTTCAGATTAA